The following proteins come from a genomic window of Tautonia marina:
- a CDS encoding glycosyltransferase — protein MCRPRLCLITPCRDEAAYARRTLDSVLGQSRPPDLWVIVDDGSTDETPEILEDYARKHDCIRVIRRPDRGIRKVGPGVIDAFYAGYETIRSLEFDYICKLDLDLDLPPRYFEILIDRMEADPRIGTCSGKPYFRQGEHLVSEMCGDENSVGMTKLYRRQCFEQIGGFVEEVMWDGIDGHRCRMLGWIAASWDDPDLRFEHLRPMGSSHKGWWTGRARHGFGQYYMGTIPSYMIASALFRMTRPPLVVGGLAMLSGYFGALLRGADRYNDAKFRRFLRGYQRRCLLFGKARTTRNYEQRLAAQWSPDAPPSGALSNRSYA, from the coding sequence ATGTGCCGTCCCCGCCTTTGCCTCATCACCCCCTGCCGAGACGAAGCCGCGTATGCTCGTCGGACCCTCGACAGCGTACTCGGTCAGAGCCGGCCGCCGGATCTCTGGGTGATCGTCGATGACGGCTCGACCGACGAAACGCCGGAAATTCTCGAGGATTACGCTCGGAAGCACGACTGCATTCGGGTCATCCGGCGACCGGATCGCGGGATCCGCAAGGTCGGCCCTGGTGTGATCGACGCGTTCTATGCCGGCTATGAAACCATTCGGTCGCTTGAGTTTGATTACATTTGCAAGCTCGATCTCGATCTGGACCTTCCCCCTCGTTACTTCGAGATCCTCATCGACCGGATGGAGGCCGACCCCCGGATCGGCACCTGTAGCGGCAAGCCCTACTTTCGCCAGGGGGAGCACCTCGTCAGCGAGATGTGCGGCGATGAAAATTCGGTTGGCATGACCAAGCTCTACCGCCGCCAGTGCTTCGAGCAGATCGGCGGGTTCGTCGAGGAAGTCATGTGGGACGGGATCGACGGGCACCGTTGCCGGATGCTCGGCTGGATCGCCGCGAGCTGGGATGACCCGGACTTGCGCTTCGAGCACCTCCGGCCGATGGGAAGCAGTCACAAGGGGTGGTGGACCGGACGCGCCCGGCATGGGTTCGGTCAGTACTACATGGGGACGATCCCCTCGTACATGATTGCCAGTGCCTTGTTTCGGATGACACGGCCACCGCTCGTCGTTGGGGGGCTGGCCATGCTCTCCGGATACTTCGGGGCCTTACTCCGAGGGGCCGATCGCTACAACGACGCCAAGTTCCGCCGCTTCCTGCGCGGCTATCAGCGCCGCTGCCTGCTCTTTGGTAAGGCTCGGACCACCCGGAACTACGAGCAGCGACTGGCCGCTCAGTGGTCTCCCGACGCTCCGCCTTCCGGTGCGCTGTCGAATCGCTCGTACGCCTGA